CCCCGGTCAACTTTGTAGGCCGATCCTAATTCAACCTGTTTACCCAGGATCAAACCGGAAAGCTTTCCTTTAGCGGCTTGGCCTGCTAATCCATTAAGTTCCGGCGCATCGAATCCGGTGGGCCGCACTCGTGAACCCGTCTGTTCTTTCCATGTCCATTTAGGTGAAACCTCAAAGGTATCCCCGTCGATAATCGAACTGACTTTAAATGTTGCCATGATTGCTCCTATCTT
The genomic region above belongs to Deltaproteobacteria bacterium and contains:
- a CDS encoding thermonuclease family protein → MATFKVSSIIDGDTFEVSPKWTWKEQTGSRVRPTGFDAPELNGLAGQAAKGKLSGLILGKQVELGSAYKVDRGRVVCDVYLNGRNLADYFPGYQ